One genomic region from Onychostoma macrolepis isolate SWU-2019 chromosome 23, ASM1243209v1, whole genome shotgun sequence encodes:
- the rps21 gene encoding small ribosomal subunit protein eS21 isoform X2 — protein sequence MQNDAGEFVDLYVPRKCSASNRIIGAKDHASIQINIAEVDKATGRFNGQFKTYAICGAIRRMGEADDSILRLAKNDSIVAK from the exons ATGCAGAACGACGCTGGTGAATTTGTGGATCTGTACGTCCCCCGTAAATG CTCTGCTAGCAACAGAATTATTGGTGCCAAGGATCATGCCTCCATCCAGATCAACATTGCTGAG GTGGACAAGGCTACAGGCAGGTTCAATGGACAGTTCAAGACCTACGCCATCTGCGGTGCTATCCGTAGAATG GGTGAAGCTGATGACTCCATCCTGAGGCTCGCAAAGAACGACAGCATTGTGGCGAAGTAA
- the rps21 gene encoding small ribosomal subunit protein eS21 isoform X1, producing MQNDAGEFVDLYVPRKCSASNRIIGAKDHASIQINIAEVDKATGRFNGQFKTYAICGAIRRMGEADDSILRLAKNDSIVAKNT from the exons ATGCAGAACGACGCTGGTGAATTTGTGGATCTGTACGTCCCCCGTAAATG CTCTGCTAGCAACAGAATTATTGGTGCCAAGGATCATGCCTCCATCCAGATCAACATTGCTGAG GTGGACAAGGCTACAGGCAGGTTCAATGGACAGTTCAAGACCTACGCCATCTGCGGTGCTATCCGTAGAATG GGTGAAGCTGATGACTCCATCCTGAGGCTCGCAAAGAACGACAGCATTGTGGCGAA GAACACCTAA
- the acss2 gene encoding acetyl-coenzyme A synthetase, cytoplasmic isoform X1 — MIPDKAPGDDVLHASGDLKKEAHIPSFEKYKELYIKSVESPGEFWGDVAKDFFWKTKYTGKFLDYNFDVTKGEIFVKCMEGATTNICYNVLDRNVYERKLGDKVAFYWEGNEPGDEKTVTYRELLQQVCKFANVLKSQGVKKGDRVSIYMPMVVELVVAMLACARIGAVHSIVFAGFSAESLCERIMDSQCCILITADGFYRGDKLINLKLIADEALQKCRDKSFTLDKCIMLKHLTKEEALSGSLSPPAKRACPDLQQEKQKERVRKVRPSPQVPWNPEIDLCWHSLIGGASEECEPVWCDSEDPLFILYTSGSTGKPKGVLHTVSGYMLYTAATFKMVFDYHSDDVYWCTADIGWITGHSYITYGPLANGATSVLFEGLPTYPDVSRMWEIVDKYHISKFYTAPTAIRLLMKYGSEPVQKYKRTSLKILGTVGEPINPEAWQWYYNVVGEKKCPVVDTFWQTETGGHVMTPLPAATPMKPGSATFPFFGVVPAILNESGEELEGPSEGYLVFKQPWPGLMRTVYGNHERFETTYFKKFPGYYVTGDGCRRDKDGYYWITGRIDDMLNVSGHLLSTAEVESALVEHEAVAEAAVVGRPHPVKGESLYCFVTLNDGINYNQKLEAELKKQVREKIGAIATPDYIQNAPSLPKTRSGKIMRRVLRKIACNERDLGDVSTLADSSVIEQLFENRCCTAV; from the exons ATGATTCCTGACAAGGCACCAGGCGACGATGTGCTACATGCTTCAGGGGACTTGAAGAAAGAAGCGCACATTCCCAGCTTTGAGAAGTACAAAGAGCTGTACATCAAATCTGTCGAGTCTCCTGGGG AGTTCTGGGGAGATGTCGCCAAAGATTTTTTCTGGAAGACAAAATACACCGGGAAGTTTCTGGACTACAATTTCGACGTAACCAAGGGTGAAATTTTCGTGAAGTGCATGGAAGGTGCCACAACCAACATCTGCTATAATGTTTTGGACCGCAACGTCTATGAGAGGAAACTGGGTGACAAAGTGGCTTTTTACTG GGAGGGTAATGAACCTGGAGATGAAAAGACAGTGACATACAGAGAACTGCTTCAGCAAGTCTGCAAGTTTGCCAATGTTCTCAAGTCGCAAG GCGTGAAGAAAGGTGACCGTGTATCTATTTACATGCCCATGGTGGTGGAGCTGGTGGTGGCTATGCTGGCCTGCGCTCGGATTGGAGCGGTCCACTCTATAGTG TTTGCCGGTTTCTCCGCTGAGTCATTGTGTGAAAGGATCATGGACTCTCAATGCTGTATTCTTATAACCGCAG ATGGCTTTTACCGCGGTGATAAACTAATCAATCTGAAGCTTATAGCTGACGAGGCACTACAGAAATGCAGGGACAA GTCTTTCACATTGGATAAATGTATAATGCTAAAACACCTCACAAAAGAAGAGGCTTTGTCTGGATCGCTGTCGCCCCCAGCGAAACGCGCCTGCCCTGATCTGCAG CAggagaaacagaaagaaagagtaAGGAAGGTCCGTCCCTCCCCACAG GTGCCATGGAATCCTGAGATTGATTTGTGTTGGcactctctgattggtggagcaTCAGAGGAGTGTGAGCCTGTCTGGTGTGATTCAGAAGACCCGCTCTTTATCCTCTACACCAGCGGCTCTACTGGGAAACCTAAG GGTGTATTGCATACAGTGAGTGGCTACATGCTTTACACTGCGGCCACCTTTAAGATGGTGTTTGATTATCACTCTGATGATGTGTACTGGTGCACTGCAGACATTGGTTGGATCACCGGTCACTCATACATCACATATGGGCCGTTGGCCAATGGCGCGACCAGTGTGTTG TTTGAGGGTCTTCCCACATACCCGGATGTGAGCCGAATGTGGGAGATTGTTGATAAATATCACATCTCCAAGTTCTACACAGCACCCACCGCCATCCGGCTCTTGATGAAGTATGGCAGTGAGCCCGTTCAGAA GTATAAGCGGACCTCCCTGAAGATTTTGGGAACCGTAGGGGAGCCCATAAACCCAGAAGCCTGGCAGTGGTACTACAACGTGGTGGGAGAGAAGAAATGTCCTGTGGTGGACACCTTCTGGCAGACTGAGACG GGTGGGCATGTGATGACCCCTCTGCCGGCTGCTACTCCCATGAAGCCTGGCTCTGCT aCATTTCCCTTTTTTGGGGTTGTACCTGCTATTCTGAATGAGTCGGGGGAGGAACTTGAAGGACCAAGTGAGGGCTATCTG GTGTTTAAACAGCCTTGGCCAGGTCTGATGAGAACTGTGTACGGGAACCACGAAAGATTCGAAACCACCTACTTCAAGAAATTCCCTGGATACTACGTGACTGGAGATG GTTGTCGTAGAGATAAAGACGGGTACTACTGGATCACCGGAAGGATAGATGACATGTTGAATGTGTCTG GGCACTTACTAAGCACTGCAGAGGTGGAGTCGGCTCTGGTGGAGCATGAAGCTGTAGCTGAGGCAGCGGTTGTGGGGCGGCCACACCCTGTTAAAGGCGAGAGTCTCTACTGTTTTGTCACCCTCAATGACGGAATCAACTACAACCAAAAGCTGGAGGCGGAGCTTAAAAAGCAAG tgagAGAGAAGATTGGTGCCATAGCTACACCTGACTATATTCAGAATGCCCCCAGCCTTCCAAAAACCAGATCAG gcAAGATCATGCGTCGTGTTTTGCGGAAGATAGCGTGTAATGAGCGGGATTTGGGTGATGTGTCCACGTTAGCAGACAGCTCTGTCATTGAACAACTGTTTGAGAACCGCTGCTGTACTGCTGTGTGA
- the acss2 gene encoding acetyl-coenzyme A synthetase, cytoplasmic isoform X2, whose translation MIPDKAPGDDVLHASGDLKKEAHIPSFEKYKELYIKSVESPGEFWGDVAKDFFWKTKYTGKFLDYNFDVTKGEIFVKCMEGATTNICYNVLDRNVYERKLGDKVAFYWEGNEPGDEKTVTYRELLQQVCKFANVLKSQGVKKGDRVSIYMPMVVELVVAMLACARIGAVHSIVFAGFSAESLCERIMDSQCCILITADGFYRGDKLINLKLIADEALQKCRDKSFTLDKCIMLKHLTKEEALSGSLSPPAKRACPDLQVPWNPEIDLCWHSLIGGASEECEPVWCDSEDPLFILYTSGSTGKPKGVLHTVSGYMLYTAATFKMVFDYHSDDVYWCTADIGWITGHSYITYGPLANGATSVLFEGLPTYPDVSRMWEIVDKYHISKFYTAPTAIRLLMKYGSEPVQKYKRTSLKILGTVGEPINPEAWQWYYNVVGEKKCPVVDTFWQTETGGHVMTPLPAATPMKPGSATFPFFGVVPAILNESGEELEGPSEGYLVFKQPWPGLMRTVYGNHERFETTYFKKFPGYYVTGDGCRRDKDGYYWITGRIDDMLNVSGHLLSTAEVESALVEHEAVAEAAVVGRPHPVKGESLYCFVTLNDGINYNQKLEAELKKQVREKIGAIATPDYIQNAPSLPKTRSGKIMRRVLRKIACNERDLGDVSTLADSSVIEQLFENRCCTAV comes from the exons ATGATTCCTGACAAGGCACCAGGCGACGATGTGCTACATGCTTCAGGGGACTTGAAGAAAGAAGCGCACATTCCCAGCTTTGAGAAGTACAAAGAGCTGTACATCAAATCTGTCGAGTCTCCTGGGG AGTTCTGGGGAGATGTCGCCAAAGATTTTTTCTGGAAGACAAAATACACCGGGAAGTTTCTGGACTACAATTTCGACGTAACCAAGGGTGAAATTTTCGTGAAGTGCATGGAAGGTGCCACAACCAACATCTGCTATAATGTTTTGGACCGCAACGTCTATGAGAGGAAACTGGGTGACAAAGTGGCTTTTTACTG GGAGGGTAATGAACCTGGAGATGAAAAGACAGTGACATACAGAGAACTGCTTCAGCAAGTCTGCAAGTTTGCCAATGTTCTCAAGTCGCAAG GCGTGAAGAAAGGTGACCGTGTATCTATTTACATGCCCATGGTGGTGGAGCTGGTGGTGGCTATGCTGGCCTGCGCTCGGATTGGAGCGGTCCACTCTATAGTG TTTGCCGGTTTCTCCGCTGAGTCATTGTGTGAAAGGATCATGGACTCTCAATGCTGTATTCTTATAACCGCAG ATGGCTTTTACCGCGGTGATAAACTAATCAATCTGAAGCTTATAGCTGACGAGGCACTACAGAAATGCAGGGACAA GTCTTTCACATTGGATAAATGTATAATGCTAAAACACCTCACAAAAGAAGAGGCTTTGTCTGGATCGCTGTCGCCCCCAGCGAAACGCGCCTGCCCTGATCTGCAG GTGCCATGGAATCCTGAGATTGATTTGTGTTGGcactctctgattggtggagcaTCAGAGGAGTGTGAGCCTGTCTGGTGTGATTCAGAAGACCCGCTCTTTATCCTCTACACCAGCGGCTCTACTGGGAAACCTAAG GGTGTATTGCATACAGTGAGTGGCTACATGCTTTACACTGCGGCCACCTTTAAGATGGTGTTTGATTATCACTCTGATGATGTGTACTGGTGCACTGCAGACATTGGTTGGATCACCGGTCACTCATACATCACATATGGGCCGTTGGCCAATGGCGCGACCAGTGTGTTG TTTGAGGGTCTTCCCACATACCCGGATGTGAGCCGAATGTGGGAGATTGTTGATAAATATCACATCTCCAAGTTCTACACAGCACCCACCGCCATCCGGCTCTTGATGAAGTATGGCAGTGAGCCCGTTCAGAA GTATAAGCGGACCTCCCTGAAGATTTTGGGAACCGTAGGGGAGCCCATAAACCCAGAAGCCTGGCAGTGGTACTACAACGTGGTGGGAGAGAAGAAATGTCCTGTGGTGGACACCTTCTGGCAGACTGAGACG GGTGGGCATGTGATGACCCCTCTGCCGGCTGCTACTCCCATGAAGCCTGGCTCTGCT aCATTTCCCTTTTTTGGGGTTGTACCTGCTATTCTGAATGAGTCGGGGGAGGAACTTGAAGGACCAAGTGAGGGCTATCTG GTGTTTAAACAGCCTTGGCCAGGTCTGATGAGAACTGTGTACGGGAACCACGAAAGATTCGAAACCACCTACTTCAAGAAATTCCCTGGATACTACGTGACTGGAGATG GTTGTCGTAGAGATAAAGACGGGTACTACTGGATCACCGGAAGGATAGATGACATGTTGAATGTGTCTG GGCACTTACTAAGCACTGCAGAGGTGGAGTCGGCTCTGGTGGAGCATGAAGCTGTAGCTGAGGCAGCGGTTGTGGGGCGGCCACACCCTGTTAAAGGCGAGAGTCTCTACTGTTTTGTCACCCTCAATGACGGAATCAACTACAACCAAAAGCTGGAGGCGGAGCTTAAAAAGCAAG tgagAGAGAAGATTGGTGCCATAGCTACACCTGACTATATTCAGAATGCCCCCAGCCTTCCAAAAACCAGATCAG gcAAGATCATGCGTCGTGTTTTGCGGAAGATAGCGTGTAATGAGCGGGATTTGGGTGATGTGTCCACGTTAGCAGACAGCTCTGTCATTGAACAACTGTTTGAGAACCGCTGCTGTACTGCTGTGTGA
- the LOC131532064 gene encoding uncharacterized protein LOC131532064, with product MRLQNIPALSQPRSKITRRRQRNPANLHPISTSSATPLAFSVGLWNCQSAVNKTDFISGFSLKSTLSILGLTETWIRPEDSATPAALSTNFSFSHTSRQVGRGGGTGLLVSNNWKYSTRSTPCNYNSFESHAITVSAPIKLQIVVIYRPPGQILATFLEELDGLLSSFVEDDTLLLVFGDFSIHLDKPYATDFHSLLASFDLKRLTTTSTHKSGNQLDLIYTRNCAADNILVQPLHISDHFFITFTLHFATSVPPTPLPVTFRLNLRSLSPSHLSSVVSSSLPSPTHFSSLDVNAATDTLCSTLTSCLDDICLLSSRSARAAPSNPWLSDVLREHRTKLRVAERKWHKSNNPSDQSRYQSLLSSFSADVHTAKSSHFHNKINSTPDMRNLFRTFNSLLCPPPPPPTTSITADDFATFFTDKTRSISGQFSPPRTQDPQPTTSTAKTPIFSFCPLTEAEVSKLLLSNHPTTCPLDPIPSHLLQAITPTHHQHIPPHRHLPHCVQAGSGNPTAQKNLH from the coding sequence atgcgtctccaaaacattccggctctctctcagccacgctctaaaatcacacgcagacggcaacgtaatcccGCTAACCTACaccctatctctacatcttccgctacacctctggctttctctgtgggtctctggaattgtcagtcagccgtcaacaaaACCGATTTCATTTCtggcttttctttaaaatccactctcagcatcttgggcttgactgagacctggattcgtccagaagactcagcaaccccagctgctctctctactaatttctctttctctcacacttcgcgtcaagttggccggggtgggggtactggcctgctcgtttcaaacaattggaaatactcaacccgctctaccccatgcaattacaactcatttgaatctcatgccattactgtatcagctccgataaaactccagattgtggtaatctaccgtccccctggacaaattctagccaccttcctagaggagctggacgggttgttgtcctctttcgtggaggatgACACTctactcttagtctttggtgatttcagcattcacctagacaagccttatgctacagacttccattcactcctagcttcatttgatctcaaacgccttaccactactagcacgcacaaatcaggcaaccaactggatttaatttacacacgcaattgtgctgcagataacattctggtacagcCACTACAcatctcggaccatttcttcattacatttacactacattttgctaccagtgtgccaccaacccccctaccggttacttttagactaaacctacgctccctttctccttcccatctttcatctgtagtatcctcctctcttccctcacctacccatttctcatctctggatgtaaacgcagctactgacactttatgctctaccttaacttcttgcctagacgacatttgtcttctctcctctaggtcagcacgagctgccccttctaacccctggttatctgatgttcttcgtgaacatcggacaaAACTCAGAgtggcagagagaaaatggcacaaatcaaacaacccgtcggaccagagtaggtatcagtctctgctctcatctttctctgctgatgtccacactgccaaatcctcacatttccacaacaagatcaacagcactccagacatgcgtaatctcttcagaacatttaattctctcctctgtccccctccaccacctcccaccacttctattacagctgatgactttgcaactttttttacagacaaaactagatcgatcagtggtcagttctcacctccacgcacacaggacccccaaccaaccacatccactgctaaaactcccatcttctccttctgtcccctgacggaggctgaagtatccaaacttctcctctccaatcatcctacaacatgtcctcttgacccaatcccctcacaccttctgcaagcaatcactcccacacatcatcaacacatccctcctcacaggcatcttccccactgcgttcaagcaggctcgggtaaccccactgctcaaaaaaacctacattaa